A stretch of Fusarium fujikuroi IMI 58289 draft genome, chromosome FFUJ_chr10 DNA encodes these proteins:
- a CDS encoding related to transcription activator protein acu-15 — translation MDIPQAQEEEIVVRPAKRKRVALACDTCRERKIKCDGSKPLCNPCRKRGEPSARCVYTVIAGTAKQLSEQEYIASLQKQVQDMQLVIDQLRQDAELTPKSPRGIPGTIHAKTNGPSPVSTMGATTLTLDRQEDEFFGQSSVHSLLREVPHPDRRSSRSTAPPRNRDRSSATSFLTAEFALPPRQVADKFLNLYFDNVHIFYPWTHSTWFRKRYESLWTPGGYPGADTGQTGDIGLGGDQCSETSFFCALNAMFALGCELSDLPEKESASAMFSSRMRSLLQMDILDKGDLSHVQALLLAGDYAHSSEHPIRCYNTVGLACRIAVGLGLHTDRHADQRSVMENEVRRRVWYGCLHLEMAVCMTLGRPPVLQVTDGVPVPAAVDDEFICPDNTSCVQPEGKASQNLFVVENIRLAKILGKILSSIYWPSPSSDFSALVRLDGLLEDFKGSLVSDLRWWDVDAARQQGARGHILKRQTNVLHARFLHLRILLYRPSFSSFCAAARRPRQRRGAGSGLDEAGIEANTLQGAFQAQCATTCVQVAYELSASLRAAWEVEATGAWWFRFFYLMTCGGIIILAECAQAGGSTHFNQQQLDATWENTTVLLRDIGRENARARGYLDHLQLLKDQARSAHFSMRNSVVPSRASSPRPPVSPAGENCDGLIPQGTEGQTEPIDFMASLFNDSWDWSLDGGMPTYGGLGFGDEFIFPLPGGLA, via the exons ATGGACATTCCGCAAGCACAGGAAGAGGAAATAGTAGTACGGCCGGCCAAGCGGAAAAGAGTCGCGTTGGCATGCGATACCTGTCGCGAACGGAAGATCAAGTGCGATGGGTCGAAGCCCTTGTGTAATCCCTGCAGAAAGAGGGGGGAACCGTCTGCACGATGCGTTTATACTGTCATTGCCGGAACGGCAAAACAGCTTAGTGAGCAAGA GTACATTGCATCACTGCAGAAACAAGTACAGGACATGCAATTGGTGATCGACCAGCTCCGCCAAGATGCAGAACTCACCCCCAAAAGCCCCAGAGGCATACCAGGTACAATCCACGCCAAAACAAACGGCCCAAGCCCCGTGAGTACAATGGGCGCTACAACACTCACTCTGGACCGCCAGGAAGACGAGTTCTTTGGTCAATCCTCGGTCCACTCCCTTCTCCGAGAGGTTCCTCATCCCGACCGCCGTAGCAGCCGGTCAACGGCCCCGCCTCGGAATCGGGACCGGAGTTCCGCGACGTCATTTCTAACAGCCGAATTTGCGTTGCCACCAAGACAAGTAGCCGACAAATTTCTGAATCTGTACTTCGATAATGTGCACATCTTTTATCCTTGGACGCATTCTACTTGGTTCAGAAAACGGTATGAGTCCTTATGGACGCCAGGTGGATATCCAGGTGCGGATACGGGTCAGACCGGTGATATTGGCCTAGGCGGAGACCAGTGCTCCGAAACCTCGTTCTTTTGTGCTCTGAATGCCATGTTTGCTCTGGGGTGTGAGCTTTCGGACCTACCGGAGAAGGAATCGGCCTCGGCAATGTTCAgctcaagaatgagaagCTTGTTGCAGATGGATATCCTTGACAAAGGCGACCTGTCGCATGTGCAGGCGTTGCTCCTGGCGGGCGACTATGCACACTCGAGCGAGCACCCCATAAGGTGTTACAACACCGTCGGCCTGGCGTGTCGCATCGCTGTGGGGCTGGGTTTGCACACAGACAGGCATGCTGATCAGAGATCTGTCATGGAGAATGAAGTGCGTCGAAGGGTTTGGTACGGATGCTTGCACCTGGAGAT GGCAGTCTGCATGACTCTAGGGAGACCACCGGTTCTGCAAGTAACAGACGGCGTTCCCGTTCCTGCTGCAGTCGACGATGAGTTCATCTGTCCTGATAACACCTCATGCGTCCAACCAGAGGGAAAAGCATCACAAAACCTTTTCGTAGTCGAGAACATCCGACTAGCTAAGATTCTCGGCAAGATCCTCTCTTCGATATACTGGCCAAGTCCATCCTCAGATTTCAGCGCCCTTGTCCGTCTGGATGGTCTGCTCGAAGATTTCAAAGGTTCTCTGGTCAGCGATCTAAGATGGTGGGATGTCGACGCAGCGAGGCAGCAAGGAGCCAGAGGCCACATCTTGAAGCGGCAGACAAATGTGCTTCACGCCAGATTCCTTCATCTCAGAATCTTGTTGTACAGACCTAGTTTCAGTTCATTCTGCGCGGCAGCAAGGCGACCACGACAACGCCGGGGTGCGGGCTCCGGCCTAGACGAGGCCGGCATCGAAGCCAACACTCTGCAGGGTGCCTTCCAGGCTCAGTGCGCCACTACGTGTGTTCAGGTTGCCTACGAACTATCGGCATCCCTGCGGGCCGCGTGGGAAGTGGAAGCGACAGGAGCATGGTGGTTCAGATTCTTTT ACCTCATGACATGCGGAGGCATAATCATCCTCGCCGAGTGTGCCCAAGCCGGAGGAAGCACGCACTTcaaccagcagcagctcgaCGCCACTTGGGAGAACACTACAGTACTTCTTCGGGATATTGGCAGGGAAAATGCCCGCGCCAGGGGATACTTGGACCATCTGCAACTTTTGAAAGACCAAGCACGGTCTGCTCACTTCT CCATGCGCAACTCTGTGGTTCCGTCCCGGGCATCATCTCCCAGACCGCCGGTCAGCCCTGCGGGTGAGAACTGCGATGGACTTATACCTCAAGGGACAGAGGGACAGACAGAACCTATTGATTTCATGGCGTCATTGTTTAATGATAGTTGGGACTGGAGCCTTGACGGTGGTATGCCAACTTATGGCGGTCTCGGATTTGG
- a CDS encoding probable D-lactate dehydrogenase (cytochrome), protein MLKTPHRALLECLRRPPSQCVVGLTVNRAFPTARRFSDGKSEHNGKSRTQEKRKRPIFLASALSATVTTIGGTLLYTVVSHEKQKDDESHYASRAEMELAVEEIRKALGEDAVSIEDEILHSHGYSDWSTINIERLPVAVAFPKTTEEVAAIAKICHKRRVPMIPYSGGSSVEGHFSAPFGGVSVDFVNMNQILEVHSDDLNVVVQPSVPWMDLNEKIKDTGLFFPIDPGPSAQIGGMVGTNCSGTNAVKYGTMRDWVVNLTVVLSDGTILKTRRRPRKSSAGYNLNSLFVGSEGTLGFVTEATLKLAPIPEHTGIAVVTFPSVKAAATMAIEVIRRGIPISAVEILDEVLMSVINRMGATSRKWKEEPTLFFKFSGSDAVVKDSITQVQSISQKHHANGFQYESDPEKQKALWSARKEALWSMMALRETDGHVWSTDVAVPLSRVSELIDISKKELVELGLFGSILGHIGDGNFHETILFEEKQRKEVEDCVHKMVSRAIEMEGTCTGEHGVGLGKKEFLREEVGEVPIQVMRAIKTSLDPLWLMNPGKIFDRRD, encoded by the exons ATGCTCAAGACACCACATCGTGCCCTGTTGGAGTGTTTGAGAAGACCTCCTTCACAATGTGTGGTGGGGCTGACAGTGAACCGCGCATTTCCAACCGCACGGCGTTTCAGCGATGGTAAATCTGAGCACAATGGTAAAAGTCGGACACAGGAAAAGCGAAAGAGACCAATATTTCTTGCCTCGGCATTATCTGCAACTGTAACGACGATTGGAGGAACATTGCTATATACCGTAGTAAGCcacgagaagcagaaggacGATGAGTCCCATTATGCGAGCCGAGCAGAGATGGAATTG GCAGTTGAAGAGATAAGAAAAGcacttggagaagatgctgtAAGTATAGAAGATGAAATACTTCATTCTCACGGTTATTCGGATTGGTCGACGATAAACATCGAGCGGCTACCAGTTGCCGTCGCATTTCCCAAGACGACGGAGGAGGTTGCTGCAATTGCAAAGATATGTCACAAGAGACGTGTACCGATGA TTCCTTATTCTGGGGGCTCGAGTGTTGAAGGCCACTTCTCAGCACCTTTTGGTGGCGTGAGTGTTGATTTTGTGAATATGAACCAGATCTTAGAGGTGCACAGCGACGA CCTCAATGTGGTTGTTCAGCCATCTGTGCCGTGGATGGATCTAAACGAGAAGATTAAAGACACTGGTCTATTCTTCCCCATAGACCCAGGCCCTTCT GCTCAGATTGGCGGCATGGTTGGAACGAACTGCAG TGGGACGAATGCTGTCAAGTACGGTACCATGAGAGACTGGGTAGTCAATCTCACAGTAGTACTAAGCGACGGCACAATCCTCAAGACCCGAAGACGACCGAGAAAGTCATCAGCAGGCTATAACCTGAACTCACTATTCGTAGGATCTGAAGGCACCTTGGGTTTCGTCACCGAAGCTACGCTGAAGCTAGCTCCCATCCCTGAACACACAGGTATCGCAGTAGTCACATTTCCATCAGTCAAAGCTGCAGCAACCATGGCCATTGAAGTCATCCGTCGAGGGATACCGATCAGTGCTGTTGAGATCCTCGATGAAGTACTTATGAGCGTTATCAACAGAATGGGCGCAACATCTCGGAAGTGGAAGGAAGAGCCGACGCTGTTCTTCAAGTTCAGCGGTAGTGATGCTGTTGTCAAGGATAGCATTACACAGGTTCAGAGTATTTCACAGAAGCATCATGCGAATGGCTTCCAATACGAAAGTGATccagagaagcagaaggctctGTGGTCAGCTCGGAAAGAGGCGCTGTGGAGTATGATGGCATTGCGTGAGACAGATGGACATGTTTGGTCCACGGATGTCGCTGTTCCTCTATCCCGAGTTTCCGAGCTTATAG ACATATCCAAGAAAGAACTTGTGGAGCTAGGATTATTTGGTAGTATTCTTGGACACATCGGCGACGGCAACTTCCACGAGACGATCCTATTCGAGGAAAAGCAGCGCAAAGAAGTAGAAGACTGTGTTCACAAAATGGTGTCACGAGCGATTGAGATGGAGGGAACATGCACG GGTGAGCATGGTGTCGGGCTTGGAAAGAAGGAGTTTCTTCGGGAGGAGGTTGGAGAGGTACCGATCCAAGTCATGAGAGCTATCAAGACGAGTCTGGATCCGCTGTGGTTGATGAACCCGGGAAAGATATTCGATCGCAGAGATTAG
- a CDS encoding related to oxidoreductase — protein MSHTIEPNIAAVLPVKQGQLTIQQRPVPAPKEGELLVRNAVVAANPSDWKFQTLGLSSKFPAVLGSDLAGAVVSVGSDVTRFKPGDRVIGFALGVISENIDKAAFQTYTLLDEVATTHLPDNISLEEGSVFPVGMLTASIALFDGLRLPMQENTDEEAGAILVWSGASAVGVSAMQIAHSLGWSVYATASPKHHEWLKTLGAKDVWDYLDPQVAQKIAAALKASGKRIRGVIDARAEGSSFDSVAEILTAADIALGCKATALMPWPEETLLPAGIEGHHTNCVGFTDNYPVIASWVFGGWLTKALEEGKIKPAPRARVIEGGLGATQEMLDLLRAGASGEKFVLKV, from the coding sequence ATGTCTCATACAATAGAGCCCAATATCGCCGCCGTCCTTCCCGTTAAACAGGGTCAACTGACAATCCAGCAACGTCCTGTCCCAGCCCCGAAGGAGGGCGAACTACTGGTACGCAATGCCGTGGTTGCTGCGAACCCCTCAGACTGGAAATTCCAAACCCTCGGCCTTTCCAGCAAGTTCCCAGCCGTACTTGGTAGTGACCTCGCCGGTGCCGTTGTATCCGTTGGTTCGGATGTAACGCGCTTCAAACCAGGTGATCGCGTCATCGGCTTTGCGCTAGGTGTTATAAGCGAGAACATCGACAAGGCAGCGTTTCAGACCTATACTCTTCTCGATGAAGTGGCGACGACTCACTTACCCGACAACATCAGCCTTGAGGAGGGTTCTGTGTTTCCCGTTGGTATGCTCACTGCATCTATCGCGCTTTTCGACGGTCTCAGACTGCCAATGCAGGAGAATActgatgaagaagctggagctaTTCTTGTTTGGAGTGGCGCCTCGGCTGTTGGGGTATCAGCAATGCAGATAGCGCATTCGCTGGGATGGAGTGTCTACGCGACTGCAAGTCCAAAGCATCACGAGTGGCTCAAGACTTTGGGGGCGAAGGATGTATGGGACTATCTTGACCCTCAAGTCGCGCAGAAGATAGCTGCAGCCTTGAAAGCTTCCGGGAAAAGGATTCGCGGCGTTATCGATGCCCGAGCAGAGGGTAGCTCGTTCGATTCGGTTGCGGAGATACTGACTGCGGCTGATATAGCCCTAGGATGTAAGGCCACAGCGCTGATGCCATGGCCGGAAGAAACGTTGCTGCCAGCTGGAATTGAAGGACACCATACCAACTGCGTGGGATTCACAGACAACTATCCAGTCATAGCAAGCTGGGTTTTCGGCGGCTGGTTGACCAAGGCTCTGGAAGAAGGGAAGATCAAGCCTGCACCACGGGCTCGTGTCATCGAAGGTGGATTGGGAGCCACCCAGGAGATGTTGGATCTTCTTAGAGCTGGGGCAAGCGGTGAGAAGTTTGTGTTGAAGGTTTAG
- a CDS encoding related to putative tartrate transporter yields the protein MADLNEKAAFDHASVKGAESTAEQTPEESEATKKLLRKCDSRLLPPLMVIYFLSFMDRTNIGNAKIQGMTEDLKMTGVDYNMALFVFFIPYIIFEVPSNIIIKRISPSLWLAGITVLWGISTVGMGLVKNVQGLIACRALLGFFEAGIVPGCIYLISMYYRRYEVQWRMSLFFSAAILAGAFSGLLAFAIAKMHDVGGLEAWRWIFILEGLLTVVVGVISKWWIPDWPETASFLNDDERSRLVARLADDSGDARMDHLNKAAWRRILTDWKIYLGTLAYFGIVNNGYAGSFFIPTILREMGYAAERAQVLTIPVYIVATIGCLSSAYLADRMRHRYGFTMFGVVMTSIGYILLLLQHQVPTAARYFALFLLVTGGYITQPVVLGWLSNTMGGHYKRSIASASQVGFGNLGGIVASNVYLTREAPEYWTGLGVSLGMVWICGIACTAFYFLAIRENKKRDRGERDHRLQAADAGNLGDDHPHWRYAT from the exons ATGGCTGACCTCAACGAGAAAGCTGCCTTTGACCATGCTTCAGTCAAGGGTGCTGAGTCTACTGCAGAGCAGACACCTGAGGAGTCAGAGGctaccaagaagcttctgcGCAAGTGTGACTCTAGATTGCTTCCTCCCCTGATGGTCatctattttctttcctttatgGACAGAACTAACATCG GCAACGCGAAAATCCAAGGAATGACGGAGGATCTCAAGATGACTGGCGTCGATTACAACATGGcactcttcgtcttcttcatcccc TACATCATCTTCGAAGTCCCATCGAACATAATAATCAAGAGAATTTCGCCTTCTCTTTGGCTAGCAGGAATCACCGTTCTCTGGG GCATCTCAACTGTCGGGATGGGCCTCGTCAAAAACGTACAAGGCCTTATCGCCTGTCGCGCActtctcggcttcttcgAAGCTGGTATCGTCCCAGGCTGTATCTATCTTATCAGCATGTACTACAGACGCTACGAAGTTCAGTGGCGCATGTCGTTGTTCTTCAGCGCTGCTATCTTGGCGGGCGCCTTTTCTGGCCTTTTGGCCTTTGCGATTGCCAAGATGCATGATGTCGGTGGCCTTGAAGCATGGCGATG GATCTTTATCCTCGAGGGACTTCTCACAGTAGTTGTTGGAGTCATTTCCAAGTGGTGGATCCCCGATTGGCCAGAGACCGCGTCGTTCCTGAACGACGATGAGCGATCCAGACTTGTGGCTCGACTGGCTGATGATTCTGGTGATGCCAGGATGGACCATCTCAACAAGGCAGCCTGGAGGAGAATCCTGACTGATTGGAAGATTTATCTCGGCACTCTGGCATACTTTGGCATTGTCAATAACGGCTACGCTGGCTCG TTCTTCATTCCTACCATCCTCCGTGAGATGGGATACGCCGCCGAGCGCGCACAAGTACTCACCATCCCAGTATACATCGTTGCCACCATTGGTTGTCTTTCATCTGCATACCTCGCCGACCGTATGCGCCATCGCTATGGCTTCACCATGTTTGGTGTCGTCATGACCAGCATCGGCTACatactccttctcctccaacaTCAAGTCCCCACTGCAGCACGATACTTTGCGCTCTTCCTTCTCGTCACAGGCGGGTACATCACGCAGCCCGTCGTTCTCGGATGGCTATCCAACACTATGGGCGGACACTATAAACGCTCCATCGCCTCAGCTTCGCAAGTTGGCTTCGGTAATCTTGGTGGTATTGTCGCTTCCAACGTTTATCTTACACGCGAGGCTCCTGAGTACTGGACTGGCCTGGGGGTAAGTCTTGGTATGGTGTGGATCTGCGGTATCGCGTGTACAGCGTTTTACTTCCTCGCTATCAGGGAGAATAAGAAGAGGGATCGTGGGGAGCGGGATCATAGACTTCAGGCTGCAGATGCTGGTAACTTGGGTGACGATCATCCTCATTGGAGATATGCCACTTAA
- a CDS encoding related to benzoylformate decarboxylase, with protein sequence MRLEAQSTEADRTDPAPAKPSMYTTSFAFFEALVEAGVKNCFVNLGSDHPSILEAMVRGQRELKDKFPRIITCPNEMVALSMADGYARLSGEAQCVIVHVDVGTSALAAAIHNAAMGRAPVLIFAGLSPYSIEGELLGSRTEFIHWIQDVPDQKQIVSQYCRYVGEIKTGKNVKQMVRRALQLATSHPQGPSYLMGAREVMEETIEPYTINSAFWKPVAPAALPQEAVQEIAEALVNASDPLVIVGFTGRNHAAVEPLVTLANTIKGLRVLDTGCSDMCFPADHPGWLGMKYGVDSAIQNADVFLILDCDVPWINKLCKPKKDARIFHLDVDPLKESMLVFYIDAEQRYRVDAETSLRQITDYLRASLSEKLATAEFDRREQSLQKSYAERIQTLDAKAKPLDSGKLTTDYVCSTLRAKLPEDTIWAVEAITNMISVADQIRATIPGQWIHCGGGGLGWSGGGALGIKLAADAADALIPGKRKRYVVQIVGDGSYMFSVPSSVYWISARYGIPVLTIVLNNLGWNAPKRSMLLVHPDGPASRATNEELNISFAPSPDYAGIAKAASNGVIFGVRVADVEEFQSALVGAVESLDRGVSAVLDVAI encoded by the exons ATGAGATTAGAAGCTCAATCCACAGAAGCAGATCGCACAGATCCTGCACCAGCAAAGCCCAGCAT GTATACCACATCATTCGCCTTTTTTGAGGCCCTGGTCGAAGCAGGCGTCAAGAACTGCTTCGTCAATCTCGGGTCTGACCATCCTAGTATTCTCGAGGCTATGGTCAGGGGCCAGCGGGAACTGAAAGATAAATTTCCCAGGATCATCACGTGTCCGAATGAAATGGTAGCGCTGTCCATGGCAGATGGATATGCGAGATTGAGTGGCGAGGCACAGTGTGTTATTGTGCATGTTGACGTAGGTACCTCTGCTCTTGCGGCGGCTATTCACAATGCTGCTATGGGAAGAGCGCCGGTTTTGATTTTTGCGGGCTTGTCGCCTTATTCTATCGAGGGAGAACTTCTTGGCTCAAGAACTGAGTTTAT CCACTGGATTCAAGATGTTCCTGATCAGAAGCAGATTGTTTCTCAGTACTGTCGTTATGTAGGGGAGATCAAGACTGGAAAGAACGTCAAGCAAATGGTCCGTCGCGCCCTCCAACTTGCAACAAGCCATCCCCAAGGACCCTCGTATCTCATGGGCGCCCGCGAAGTCATGGAAGAAACCATCGAACCATACACCATCAACTCCGCCTTCTGGAAGCCCGTCGCACCCGCAGCCCTCCCCCAAGAAGCCGTGCAAGAAATTGCAGAAGCATTAGTCAACGCGTCTGACCCACTGGTCATCGTCGGCTTTACCGGACGAAATCATGCAGCTGTTGAACCTCTCGTCACACTGGCGAATACTATCAAGGGATTGAGGGTTCTTGATACGGGATGCTCGGATATGTGCTTCCCTGCTGATCACCCTGGATGGTTGGGTATGAAGTACGGCGTTGACTCGGCGATTCAGAATGCGGATGTCTTTCTTATCTTGGACTGTGATGTTCCGTGGATTAACAAGCTCTGCAAGCCAAAGAAAGACGCGAGGATCTTccatcttgatgttgatccgTTGAAGGAGAGCATGTTGGTGTTTTATATTGATGCTGAGCAGCGATACCGTGTTGATGCCGAGACTTCTCTGAGGCAGATCACAGATTATCTCCGGGCGTCGCTATCTGAGAAGCTAGCTACCGCCGAGTTTGATCGCCGAGAACAATCTTTGCAAAAGTCATACGCGGAACGTATCCAAACGCTTGATGCGAAGGCCAAGCCTCTTGACTCAGGCAAGCTCACAACAGACTACGTCTGCTCAACGTTACGCGCCAAGTTACCCGAAGATACAATCTGGGCCGTCGAGGCCATCACAAACATGATCTCCGTCGCTGATCAAATCCGCGCTACCATCCCCGGCCAATGGATCCActgcggcggcggcggtctCGGCTGGAGCGGAGGCGGTGCACTAGGTATCAAACTCGCCGCCGACGCAGCAGATGCTCTCATCCCCGGTAAGCGCAAACGCTACGTCGTGCAAATCGTAGGCGACGGGTCATACATGTTCTCCGTGCCTTCAAGCGTTTACTGGATCTCTGCGCGTTATGGCATTCCTGTTCTGACCATTGTGCTGAACAACCTTGGATGGAATGCGCCAAAGAGATCTATGCTCCTGGTTCATCCTGATGGACCTGCTTCGAGGGCGACGAATGAGGAGTTGAATATATCTTTTGCGCCGAGTCCGGACTATGCGGGTATCGCGAAGGCTGCTAGTAACGGGGTGATCTTTGGGGTGAGGgttgctgatgttgaggagttTCAGAGTGCATTGGTTGGGGCGGTCGAGAGCTTGGATAGAGGCGTGTCAGCTGTGTTGGACGTGGCGATTTAA